A single bacterium DNA region contains:
- a CDS encoding TetR/AcrR family transcriptional regulator: protein MGIAERKEKEKRAMRQRILVAAMELFVDFGFQRVSIRNIAEKIEYSPSTIYLYFSDKNAILLELLNEGLDRLNEKILQHHQIADPVDRLIAYERCYLEFALENPQYYEIMFIQGLPIQRPEDGFATEKGERLYKVFEELLAECQAAGHLQNQNVRELTILLWSTLHGFCSLYIRQRLRFANIDDASVHDFIERTLLTIRSWLR, encoded by the coding sequence ATGGGAATCGCTGAACGAAAAGAAAAAGAGAAGCGCGCCATGAGGCAGCGGATATTAGTCGCTGCGATGGAATTATTCGTCGATTTTGGATTTCAACGGGTCTCGATCCGGAATATCGCCGAAAAGATTGAGTATAGTCCTTCAACGATTTACCTCTACTTTTCCGACAAGAATGCCATTTTGCTTGAATTACTGAACGAGGGATTGGATCGCTTAAATGAGAAGATTCTCCAGCATCATCAGATTGCCGACCCGGTCGACCGCCTCATTGCCTACGAACGTTGTTACTTAGAATTTGCTTTGGAAAATCCCCAATACTATGAAATCATGTTTATTCAGGGATTACCTATTCAACGGCCGGAAGACGGTTTCGCGACGGAGAAAGGGGAGCGGCTATACAAAGTATTTGAGGAACTCCTCGCGGAATGTCAAGCTGCCGGACATCTGCAAAACCAAAATGTACGGGAACTCACCATTTTACTGTGGTCGACTTTACATGGATTCTGTTCACTGTATATCCGGCAACGGCTTCGGTTCGCTAACATTGACGATGCGTCGGTGCACGATTTCATCGAGCGCACCTTACTGACGATCCGCAGTTGGTTACGATAG
- a CDS encoding T9SS type A sorting domain-containing protein, which translates to MMKMRSLLRNLMKSTVAIVLATGMVVSSEASNKVQTFHSVNPPVIDASGGPDAFGYRWIDNNNEPTGPTYNWVDISTSGTAITFASTDDGISAPITIGFGFPFYGTNRTQLVVCTNGWVSFNTTETSTEYTNVGIPNAAVPNDIACPFWDDLISTNVRYATVDGNFVVSWIGSTRWNDTGSNLTFQVILMPDGSILYQYNTTSGTVNSGTIGVENGTGTVGLQVAFDAAYIAVGRAVRIYAQAATNILYGTVTANTGGTPIDSVNIQCGVRTGRTNAQGYYRFLVDAGAQTVTATKAGWNGYTGQVNITGDSLMHNFTMRRPMAVVSPTSLDLTVGIGDSVFGNVTLNNNGDGPMAFTAALQQGPVMDNASTREITPATDDAMITATTIPAIDEVNTPWQILRDIQIENLGSRRAQNYGAEYANGFIWAPCGDRWFRFTPEGTFVDSTLMIPGASSGAFTIRDMAFDGDYIYGSWDATLRAFDPTTGAAVTAANINCTAVGVGLCRAVAYDPNEDVFFVSNWGTVSSIYKVNRSGIVLQTYTNHGGVGGMAWYPADVDNKPLYIYTQGTGYNTRIYKMNPTTGDTSMVQAALPGAATADISASCFISDQVVPGFWVFGGMVQGAPDHLVICELANAGPRRWSFSPNQGNVAAGMNTPIQIGFRSVPTDNPRIFTATLNVTTNATDEVFNVPVEVTVQQVNAGEGNVPLANSFALLGAYPNPFNPTTSVKFSLATHSKVTLSLYDVSGREVASLLNAELPAGSHSIGMKAVDLAAGTYFIQMKAGSYVGATKVVLLK; encoded by the coding sequence ATGATGAAAATGCGCTCGCTTCTTCGGAATCTGATGAAAAGTACGGTTGCTATCGTTCTCGCAACCGGGATGGTAGTTTCTTCCGAAGCTTCGAATAAAGTTCAAACCTTTCACTCGGTGAATCCACCGGTGATTGACGCTTCCGGCGGTCCCGATGCATTCGGTTATCGTTGGATTGACAACAATAATGAACCAACCGGTCCGACTTACAACTGGGTCGATATCTCAACATCTGGAACGGCAATTACCTTCGCTTCGACTGACGACGGTATCTCGGCACCGATAACAATTGGTTTTGGATTCCCATTCTATGGAACGAACCGTACCCAGTTAGTCGTGTGCACCAACGGTTGGGTTTCTTTTAATACTACAGAAACATCGACCGAGTACACCAATGTCGGAATTCCCAATGCGGCAGTTCCAAACGATATCGCTTGCCCATTCTGGGATGATTTAATTTCGACCAACGTGCGCTATGCTACCGTCGACGGTAATTTTGTGGTGTCTTGGATTGGCAGCACCCGTTGGAATGATACGGGCAGTAATTTAACGTTCCAAGTCATCCTGATGCCTGATGGTTCGATTCTGTATCAATACAATACCACCAGTGGAACCGTGAATAGCGGTACTATCGGCGTGGAAAATGGTACCGGAACTGTTGGACTTCAAGTTGCCTTCGATGCCGCTTACATCGCGGTCGGCCGAGCGGTCAGAATCTACGCGCAAGCAGCCACCAACATCCTCTATGGTACAGTCACAGCGAACACCGGTGGCACTCCGATTGACTCCGTCAATATTCAGTGCGGCGTCCGTACTGGTCGTACCAATGCGCAAGGCTACTATCGATTCTTAGTCGATGCCGGCGCGCAAACTGTAACCGCTACCAAAGCTGGTTGGAATGGTTATACCGGACAAGTCAACATCACTGGTGACTCGTTAATGCACAACTTTACCATGCGCCGCCCGATGGCAGTGGTCAGCCCGACATCGCTTGACTTAACCGTTGGTATTGGCGACAGCGTTTTTGGCAATGTCACTTTGAACAATAACGGCGATGGTCCGATGGCGTTTACCGCTGCATTGCAACAAGGACCGGTCATGGATAATGCATCGACTCGTGAGATTACTCCTGCGACCGACGATGCAATGATAACTGCGACGACAATTCCGGCAATCGACGAAGTAAACACCCCGTGGCAAATTCTTCGTGATATCCAGATCGAGAATCTTGGCAGCCGGCGAGCACAGAACTATGGCGCAGAGTATGCCAATGGTTTTATTTGGGCACCCTGCGGCGACCGTTGGTTCCGGTTTACCCCGGAAGGAACGTTTGTCGACAGCACACTCATGATTCCTGGCGCTTCCTCAGGCGCATTTACGATTCGCGATATGGCGTTTGACGGCGACTACATCTACGGTTCGTGGGATGCAACATTACGCGCATTCGACCCGACCACTGGTGCCGCTGTAACTGCCGCAAACATCAACTGCACAGCAGTCGGTGTAGGCCTTTGCCGTGCAGTCGCTTACGATCCCAACGAAGATGTGTTCTTTGTTTCGAATTGGGGCACGGTTTCCTCGATTTACAAAGTGAATCGTTCGGGCATAGTCCTTCAGACTTATACCAACCATGGTGGCGTAGGCGGTATGGCATGGTATCCGGCTGATGTCGACAACAAGCCACTTTACATCTATACCCAGGGTACTGGCTACAATACCCGCATTTACAAAATGAATCCCACCACTGGCGACACGTCGATGGTTCAGGCGGCATTACCGGGCGCTGCAACGGCAGACATCTCGGCAAGCTGCTTCATTTCTGATCAAGTCGTCCCCGGTTTCTGGGTGTTTGGTGGTATGGTACAAGGCGCACCAGATCATTTGGTAATCTGTGAACTTGCCAATGCCGGACCGCGTCGCTGGTCGTTCTCGCCCAACCAAGGCAATGTCGCCGCTGGTATGAACACTCCGATCCAAATCGGTTTCCGTTCGGTTCCGACGGATAACCCACGAATCTTTACAGCAACATTAAACGTCACCACGAATGCGACAGACGAAGTATTCAACGTGCCGGTAGAAGTCACTGTACAACAAGTAAACGCCGGTGAGGGCAATGTCCCGTTGGCAAACTCGTTTGCTCTATTGGGCGCTTATCCGAATCCGTTCAATCCGACCACTTCGGTGAAGTTCTCGCTCGCTACCCACTCGAAAGTGACATTGTCACTATACGATGTGAGCGGTCGTGAAGTCGCCAGCTTATTGAATGCCGAACTCCCCGCGGGTTCCCATTCGATTGGCATGAAGGCAGTTGATCTCGCCGCCGGTACCTATTTCATTCAGATGAAAGCCGGTTCCTACGTTGGCGCGACCAAGGTCGTATTGCTGAAGTAG
- a CDS encoding T9SS type A sorting domain-containing protein: MKVRRLRIPLFVILCVSSLFAVSSSFAQRADTIRVMAYNILNYPGSDGAARAVYLRKTLNAADIDILVAGEVISYAGVVLVRDNALNAYGGTDWAYAPFVDGRDTDAGFFYRQSKLVYMGMETIPTELRNIYVYKVHPIHQDTTSAFYVYYAHLKASNSSDDAAQRGRESTIMRNHANALPTGSRFMYTGDFNLYTSAEVTYSNLTGSQADNDGRAFDPLQPGNWSNNSSFRFIHTQSPRVRSFGGGTTGGMDDRFDFILPSMTFNTQTGSRYITNSFRTYGNDGSHFNDSINSRPNTAVPDSIADALHYAADHLPVYADFIIVQNNNATPEPPTAPMPSAITVNAYPNPFNSEIKVQIDLVKSTSITATIIDMSGREIGQITSGNYAAGSHLLTWHAPGNLTSGTYYIRVRDLAGYSNTVPVQYVK, translated from the coding sequence GTGAAAGTAAGAAGATTGAGGATACCGCTATTTGTAATCCTTTGCGTTAGCAGCTTGTTCGCGGTATCGTCAAGTTTTGCGCAACGAGCAGATACGATCCGGGTAATGGCATACAATATTCTGAATTATCCCGGTTCCGACGGAGCCGCGCGGGCGGTGTATCTACGAAAAACTCTGAATGCGGCAGATATCGATATTCTGGTTGCTGGCGAAGTCATCAGCTATGCCGGCGTTGTACTCGTTCGCGATAACGCCTTGAATGCATACGGTGGCACCGATTGGGCATATGCCCCCTTCGTCGACGGTCGTGACACTGATGCCGGTTTCTTCTATCGGCAATCGAAATTAGTTTACATGGGTATGGAGACGATACCTACCGAGTTGCGGAATATTTATGTCTACAAAGTCCACCCGATCCATCAAGACACTACATCGGCATTTTATGTTTACTATGCTCACTTAAAAGCCTCCAACTCATCGGATGATGCAGCGCAGCGCGGCAGAGAATCGACCATCATGCGCAATCACGCCAATGCCTTGCCAACCGGTTCCCGCTTTATGTACACAGGTGATTTCAATTTGTATACCAGTGCGGAAGTCACCTATTCCAATCTTACCGGAAGTCAAGCCGATAATGACGGTCGGGCGTTTGATCCACTCCAACCGGGCAATTGGAGCAATAACTCGAGTTTCCGGTTTATCCATACTCAGTCTCCCCGTGTGCGCAGTTTCGGCGGCGGTACCACCGGCGGTATGGATGATCGCTTTGACTTCATTCTCCCCTCGATGACGTTTAATACCCAAACTGGTTCACGGTACATCACAAACAGTTTCCGTACCTATGGTAACGATGGCTCTCATTTCAACGACTCGATTAACTCACGTCCAAACACGGCAGTACCCGATAGCATTGCCGATGCATTGCATTACGCCGCCGACCATTTGCCGGTGTATGCCGATTTTATTATCGTGCAGAATAACAACGCAACCCCGGAACCGCCCACTGCGCCGATGCCATCAGCGATTACAGTCAATGCCTATCCCAATCCCTTCAACTCGGAAATCAAAGTTCAGATCGATTTGGTGAAGTCGACTTCGATAACGGCAACGATCATCGATATGTCGGGGAGGGAAATCGGACAGATTACCTCTGGCAACTACGCTGCGGGTTCGCATCTCCTGACTTGGCATGCACCAGGGAATCTCACGTCTGGCACTTACTACATACGTGTGCGTGACCTTGCCGGATATTCGAATACGGTACCGGTTCAATATGTGAAGTAA
- a CDS encoding carboxypeptidase-like regulatory domain-containing protein — protein sequence MPQLCDERPKLQLSKAMQMKKSLLVVFLLAFAISGCELRRSVVEGRLLALGTDTPLPKVTLRIAGKSDTVTALTITDADGKFLFDRLRSNETYRIVSADTTKFLVSPVEVTLAKGEKKQTTGTLRGIVSPPKPGLWAWIRGTWRELSALRTGRTLQMLRSVVDQAQMVPQSASLVAWFPGKYWGGDSDSSIQWVGGMLQDSLVRFTEIALNENTPDGEPVAMDPTTFDNWSYFGVFPVRGPDRPGLYAVVIRESERSDPIVYPFWVPSGGSALNTQQPASVTSNFAGSITGGFGGIGNLDTNAIFQRALQAAMQALSMRSDSLLGKIGSPDTNPNTVLSGVGNVHSADGKYFTSEQAERWRQQLRLAMTDRDTFRRRQLWRAIRDSAEGSDIALDADRLLMRDLNGLPLK from the coding sequence ATGCCCCAGTTGTGTGATGAACGTCCAAAATTGCAGTTATCGAAAGCGATGCAAATGAAAAAGAGTCTTTTGGTTGTGTTTCTACTTGCCTTCGCAATCTCCGGGTGTGAGCTGCGACGTTCCGTAGTTGAGGGGAGATTGCTTGCTCTTGGCACTGATACCCCTTTGCCCAAAGTAACCCTGCGAATCGCCGGAAAGTCGGACACTGTGACAGCATTGACCATCACTGATGCCGATGGAAAGTTCCTGTTCGATCGGCTACGTTCCAATGAGACCTATCGGATTGTATCAGCGGACACTACCAAATTTTTGGTTTCTCCGGTAGAAGTCACTCTGGCGAAAGGTGAAAAGAAACAAACAACCGGTACTCTAAGAGGTATTGTCTCACCACCAAAGCCCGGGCTTTGGGCGTGGATTCGGGGAACTTGGCGGGAGCTATCCGCCTTGCGAACCGGTCGCACATTACAAATGTTGCGTTCCGTGGTTGATCAAGCGCAAATGGTTCCCCAAAGTGCTTCCCTTGTCGCATGGTTTCCCGGCAAGTACTGGGGCGGCGATTCGGATAGTAGCATTCAGTGGGTGGGCGGGATGTTACAGGATTCCCTGGTGCGCTTTACCGAAATCGCATTAAACGAAAATACTCCCGATGGCGAACCGGTGGCGATGGATCCTACCACGTTCGATAATTGGTCATATTTTGGTGTCTTTCCAGTACGTGGTCCCGACCGACCGGGACTGTACGCCGTCGTAATCCGTGAATCCGAACGCTCCGATCCAATTGTCTATCCGTTTTGGGTTCCTTCCGGCGGCAGCGCTCTTAATACGCAACAACCGGCATCAGTGACTTCCAACTTTGCAGGATCAATCACCGGTGGATTCGGCGGCATCGGTAACCTCGATACCAATGCAATCTTCCAACGCGCCTTACAAGCGGCGATGCAGGCGCTCAGTATGCGTTCCGATTCCCTACTCGGAAAAATCGGTAGTCCTGATACTAACCCAAATACTGTTTTGAGCGGGGTAGGTAACGTCCACTCGGCAGACGGAAAATACTTCACCAGTGAACAAGCGGAACGGTGGCGGCAGCAATTACGGTTAGCGATGACAGATCGCGATACATTTCGACGTCGACAGCTCTGGCGGGCAATTCGCGACAGTGCCGAAGGGAGCGATATCGCTCTTGATGCTGACCGTCTACTGATGCGCGATTTGAATGGATTGCCATTGAAGTGA
- the nikR gene encoding nickel-responsive transcriptional regulator NikR, producing MSQLTRFGVAMEDDLLSRFDELIRKKGYRNRSEAIRDLVREQMIQTELEDGGQSVFGAFVFTYDHHHRNLEAKLTELQHDHIHEIIATSHVHVDHDHCLEVILMKGSVAEVSNIAEKILSMKGVQHGKLTLTTSLPTPHHHSH from the coding sequence ATGAGCCAACTGACACGGTTTGGGGTAGCGATGGAGGACGATTTGCTATCCCGGTTCGACGAGTTAATTCGTAAGAAGGGTTATCGCAACCGTTCGGAAGCAATTCGCGACTTAGTTCGAGAACAGATGATCCAGACCGAATTAGAAGACGGTGGGCAAAGTGTCTTTGGTGCTTTTGTTTTCACGTACGACCATCACCATCGGAACCTCGAAGCAAAACTGACGGAACTCCAACACGATCATATTCATGAGATAATCGCTACATCGCACGTCCATGTCGATCACGACCATTGTCTCGAGGTGATCTTGATGAAAGGTTCGGTAGCGGAAGTTAGCAATATCGCGGAAAAGATTCTCTCCATGAAAGGCGTCCAACACGGAAAACTGACATTGACGACATCGCTGCCGACCCCGCACCATCATTCCCATTAA
- a CDS encoding glycosyltransferase family 4 protein produces MAKKRLVHLSSVASWDYSRLWRIACSQAKEYDVEIHARAKFEFEERNGIKIYGYQGGISFGERYDRIQMFRRKMFANPPDFVQINSPEQLFLLRQLKEKYHVKTIWDSYEYYPDAARFAWYASRFPMKQIVHWMANSMIPKMARHAELILTSDPPTARYYKELGHPNCHTLINYLTTTEYQRTIPPRPDNHPELHYGGILSQSRGGALMLDAMKLLKEQYRPVKLLVTGPPPTDPAIVPWDEALATRGISDIVEHRGFVELDENYDLMAMAKLAILPTNIDRYRFNLPQKILYYLGWGVPVVSTEMPALKEVLPEGLSGVYYVKESPSEFADRIKYLLDHDDERIAAGQRGREWLLANGRWDHCEQILLERMREL; encoded by the coding sequence ATGGCAAAGAAACGGCTTGTACACTTATCCTCTGTCGCATCGTGGGATTATTCCCGATTGTGGCGAATCGCTTGTTCGCAGGCGAAAGAATACGATGTGGAAATTCATGCCCGCGCAAAATTCGAGTTTGAGGAGCGCAACGGCATCAAGATTTACGGCTATCAGGGAGGCATCTCGTTTGGCGAGCGGTATGACCGGATTCAAATGTTTCGCCGGAAGATGTTTGCCAATCCCCCTGACTTCGTACAAATCAATTCCCCGGAACAGCTCTTTTTATTGCGGCAGTTAAAAGAAAAGTATCATGTAAAAACGATCTGGGATTCCTACGAGTATTATCCCGATGCTGCACGATTTGCCTGGTATGCGTCACGTTTCCCAATGAAACAAATCGTGCATTGGATGGCAAATTCGATGATTCCCAAGATGGCACGTCATGCGGAATTGATCTTGACAAGCGATCCGCCGACTGCGCGTTATTACAAAGAGTTGGGACATCCCAATTGCCATACTCTCATTAACTACCTAACAACCACAGAGTATCAGCGGACAATCCCGCCACGTCCGGACAATCATCCCGAATTGCATTACGGTGGCATCTTGAGTCAGTCGCGCGGCGGTGCGCTGATGCTTGATGCAATGAAATTGCTCAAGGAACAATATCGTCCTGTAAAGTTGCTTGTAACAGGCCCACCTCCAACCGATCCCGCAATTGTACCGTGGGACGAAGCGCTTGCTACGCGTGGTATTTCCGATATCGTAGAACATCGCGGCTTTGTCGAATTGGATGAGAACTACGATTTGATGGCGATGGCAAAACTGGCGATTTTGCCTACTAATATCGACCGTTACCGCTTCAACCTACCTCAGAAGATTCTATACTACCTTGGTTGGGGCGTTCCGGTTGTCTCCACCGAGATGCCTGCTCTGAAAGAAGTTCTTCCTGAAGGTTTGTCGGGCGTGTATTACGTGAAAGAATCGCCGTCGGAGTTTGCCGATCGAATCAAGTATTTGTTGGATCACGATGATGAACGAATTGCCGCCGGACAACGCGGCAGGGAATGGCTACTGGCAAATGGACGGTGGGATCATTGCGAACAAATTCTCTTAGAACGGATGCGCGAATTGTAG
- a CDS encoding DUF2239 family protein, with protein sequence MSEFEHTYTAFVGVYMIASGELMDVLTRVKLFEGRDCPTNVLIFDDWTGKQIDFNFQGTVAEVIARIAEHPIMAVQEVSNAPSNRPGRPKLGVISREISMLPRHWEWLESQPNGISATLRRLVEEARKRDPEGERQRSARDAILRIMTVLAGDRSGFEEASRTLYAGDYGSFDKIVRNWPEDIYWYIDRMVQHRLMNDTTLPVNE encoded by the coding sequence ATGAGTGAGTTTGAACACACCTACACCGCATTTGTTGGGGTTTATATGATCGCGTCGGGTGAACTGATGGATGTATTAACCCGGGTAAAACTATTCGAGGGTCGAGATTGTCCAACCAATGTATTGATTTTCGACGATTGGACCGGTAAACAGATCGATTTCAATTTTCAGGGTACAGTCGCAGAGGTAATTGCCCGGATAGCCGAACATCCGATCATGGCGGTACAAGAAGTATCAAATGCACCGTCGAATCGTCCCGGTCGACCGAAGTTGGGAGTAATTTCCCGGGAAATATCTATGTTACCGCGGCATTGGGAATGGTTGGAATCGCAACCGAACGGCATCTCAGCTACGCTGCGACGGTTAGTCGAGGAAGCCAGGAAGCGTGATCCAGAGGGGGAACGGCAACGTTCTGCTCGCGATGCTATTTTGCGGATTATGACCGTATTAGCCGGGGATCGATCCGGGTTCGAGGAAGCGTCGCGCACGCTGTATGCCGGGGATTACGGAAGTTTCGATAAAATCGTTCGGAATTGGCCGGAGGATATTTACTGGTACATCGACCGGATGGTGCAACATCGGCTCATGAACGATACAACACTTCCCGTAAACGAGTGA